A window from Streptomyces subrutilus encodes these proteins:
- a CDS encoding SCO5717 family growth-regulating ATPase: protein MSGDRNERRGGTWDVPTDDQSDAEPEMTGEFTIDYTPPAWYTQGSAPAAPVSVPGLPEGSGFEPHRPSDAAEPPTMRAAPPSPRTPSDGAGLPPLPPAPGAPAPLPSAAPAHSPDSAPYQGAPAYPGPYPGSAPPSRPDAGPAPHPVRAPEPYRETAAAPEPYPAPAPAAAPEDTRTQAGPAGAQAPDAGAEPYRAPAPASSPAPPVPPVSPAEPQAPVAAEAAAPEPSRSAGPAPVTDRPEEPAPADTGAAAAVPYPGAVPVAGGPQAAPAPVEPWAPGPALPGGPDRQPADAAAPAPYPAPYDTPAAAAPASPDRAPADAAPADAGPPVPAPYPAPAPAPAPAPADAPVPGPYGAPYDAAPPADPYGPPPPAVDGSAGTGPEHAFGGPAAPPAHPYPPQPAPGPQPPHHDPRSGGAWSGGQQPHQQPPQPHNPRYAAGPATGGAPLGYTAAVELSSDRLLRAKQKPRSQNGAGVGGLFRFGGKAAEAERQRKLELIRTPVMSCYRIAVISLKGGVGKTTTTTALGATLATERQDKILAIDANPDAGTLGRRVRRETGATIRDLVQAIPYLHSYMDIRRFTSQAPSGLEIIANDVDPAVSTTFNDEDYRRVIETLGRQYPIILTDSGTGLLYSAMRGVLDLADQLIIISTPSVDGASSASTTLDWLSAHGYADLVSRSLTVISGVRETSKMIKIEDIVQHFETRCRGVVVVPFDEHLAAGAEVDLDMMRPKTREAYFNLSALVAEDFVRAQQQAPQGHWGAPQAPQQSHPQQQAQPQQQPYGPPQGQPPYQQPGPQPHQPPQPYGQPYPPPGQPWQQPPAAPQPQPPQPQQPPRDPRLG from the coding sequence GTGAGCGGCGATCGGAACGAGAGGCGCGGCGGGACGTGGGACGTCCCGACGGACGACCAGTCCGACGCGGAGCCCGAGATGACGGGCGAGTTCACCATCGACTACACCCCGCCGGCCTGGTACACCCAGGGCTCGGCTCCGGCCGCGCCGGTGTCGGTGCCGGGGCTCCCCGAGGGCAGCGGCTTCGAACCCCACCGTCCGTCGGACGCGGCCGAGCCCCCGACGATGCGGGCGGCCCCGCCCTCCCCCCGGACGCCTTCGGACGGCGCGGGCCTGCCGCCGCTGCCCCCGGCGCCGGGAGCGCCGGCGCCCCTGCCGTCCGCGGCCCCGGCCCACTCCCCCGATTCCGCGCCGTACCAGGGCGCGCCCGCGTACCCGGGCCCGTACCCGGGCTCCGCTCCTCCGTCCCGCCCGGACGCCGGCCCCGCCCCGCACCCGGTCCGGGCGCCGGAGCCGTACCGGGAGACCGCCGCGGCCCCCGAGCCCTACCCGGCACCCGCTCCGGCGGCGGCGCCCGAGGACACGCGGACGCAGGCCGGGCCCGCCGGAGCGCAGGCGCCGGACGCGGGAGCGGAGCCGTACCGCGCCCCGGCACCGGCCTCGTCGCCGGCTCCTCCCGTCCCTCCCGTTTCTCCCGCCGAACCGCAGGCACCGGTCGCGGCCGAGGCGGCGGCCCCGGAGCCGTCCCGCTCGGCCGGCCCGGCGCCCGTGACGGACCGCCCCGAGGAGCCGGCCCCGGCCGACACCGGGGCCGCGGCCGCCGTGCCCTACCCGGGCGCGGTTCCGGTGGCCGGCGGGCCGCAGGCGGCACCCGCTCCGGTCGAGCCGTGGGCCCCCGGCCCCGCCCTGCCCGGGGGACCCGACCGGCAGCCCGCCGACGCGGCCGCCCCGGCGCCGTACCCGGCCCCGTACGACACCCCCGCCGCGGCGGCCCCGGCCTCCCCCGACCGGGCCCCGGCCGACGCGGCCCCCGCCGACGCCGGGCCGCCCGTGCCCGCGCCGTATCCGGCACCGGCTCCGGCACCGGCGCCGGCCCCCGCCGACGCGCCCGTGCCCGGCCCGTACGGGGCCCCGTACGACGCCGCCCCGCCGGCCGACCCGTACGGGCCCCCGCCCCCGGCCGTCGACGGCTCCGCCGGGACCGGGCCGGAGCACGCCTTCGGCGGGCCCGCGGCGCCGCCCGCCCACCCGTACCCGCCGCAGCCCGCCCCCGGCCCGCAGCCCCCGCACCACGACCCCCGCTCCGGCGGCGCGTGGTCCGGCGGACAGCAACCGCACCAGCAGCCTCCGCAGCCGCACAACCCGCGCTATGCCGCCGGGCCGGCCACCGGCGGGGCCCCGCTCGGCTACACGGCCGCCGTCGAGCTGTCCTCCGACCGCCTGCTGCGCGCCAAGCAGAAGCCCAGGAGCCAGAACGGCGCGGGCGTCGGAGGGCTGTTCCGCTTCGGCGGCAAGGCGGCCGAAGCGGAGCGCCAGCGCAAGCTGGAGCTCATCCGCACCCCGGTGATGTCCTGCTACCGGATCGCCGTCATCAGCCTCAAGGGCGGCGTCGGCAAGACCACGACCACCACCGCCCTCGGCGCGACCCTCGCCACCGAGCGCCAGGACAAGATCCTGGCCATCGACGCGAACCCGGACGCCGGCACCCTGGGCCGCCGCGTCCGCCGCGAGACCGGTGCCACCATCCGGGACCTCGTACAGGCGATCCCGTACCTGCACTCCTACATGGACATCCGGCGGTTCACCTCGCAGGCCCCGTCGGGCCTGGAGATCATCGCCAACGACGTGGACCCGGCCGTCTCGACGACCTTCAACGACGAGGACTACCGCCGTGTCATAGAGACACTGGGCCGCCAGTACCCGATCATCCTCACCGACTCGGGCACCGGCCTGCTGTACTCCGCGATGCGCGGCGTCCTGGACCTGGCCGACCAGTTGATCATCATCTCGACCCCGTCGGTGGACGGCGCCAGCAGCGCCAGCACCACCCTCGACTGGCTGTCCGCCCACGGGTACGCGGACCTGGTCTCCCGGTCCCTCACCGTCATCTCCGGGGTCCGCGAGACCAGCAAGATGATCAAGATCGAGGACATCGTCCAGCACTTCGAGACGCGTTGCCGCGGCGTCGTCGTGGTGCCGTTCGACGAGCACCTGGCGGCCGGCGCCGAGGTCGACCTCGACATGATGCGGCCCAAGACGCGCGAGGCGTACTTCAACCTCTCCGCGCTGGTGGCCGAGGACTTCGTGCGCGCCCAGCAGCAGGCCCCCCAGGGCCACTGGGGAGCCCCGCAGGCCCCCCAGCAATCGCACCCGCAACAGCAGGCCCAGCCGCAGCAGCAGCCGTACGGCCCACCGCAAGGCCAGCCCCCGTACCAGCAGCCGGGGCCGCAGCCGCACCAACCGCCGCAGCCCTACGGTCAGCCCTACCCGCCGCCGGGCCAGCCCTGGCAGCAGCCGCCGGCGGCGCCGCAACCCCAGCCCCCGCAACCCCAGCAGCCCCCGCGCGACCCCCGCCTCGGCTGA
- a CDS encoding bifunctional riboflavin kinase/FAD synthetase has product MQRWRGLEDIPQDWGRSVVTIGSYDGVHRGHQLIIGRAVAAARELGVPSVVVTFDPHPSEVVRPGSHPPILAPYDRRAELMSGLGVDALLILPFTAEFSQLSPADFIVKVLVDKLHARAVIEGPNFRFGHRAAGNVDFLRELGATYDYEVEVVDLVERGEAGGGVPFSSTLARRLVAEGDMDGAAEILGRPHRIEGVVVRGAQRGRELGYPTANVETQPHTAIPADGVYAGWLTADGERMPAAISVGTNVQFDATERTVEAYAIDRIGLDLYGMHVAVEFLAYVRGMAKFESLDGLLEAIGDDVKRARALTDAYDARH; this is encoded by the coding sequence GTGCAGCGCTGGCGTGGCTTGGAGGACATCCCCCAGGACTGGGGACGCAGCGTCGTCACCATCGGCTCCTACGACGGTGTGCACCGGGGTCATCAGCTGATCATCGGACGGGCGGTGGCCGCGGCGCGCGAGCTCGGCGTCCCGTCCGTCGTCGTCACCTTCGACCCGCACCCGAGCGAGGTCGTCCGGCCCGGCAGCCACCCGCCGATCCTGGCCCCGTACGACCGGCGCGCCGAGCTGATGTCCGGGCTGGGCGTGGACGCGCTGCTGATCCTGCCGTTCACGGCGGAGTTCTCACAGCTGTCGCCGGCCGACTTCATCGTCAAGGTGCTCGTCGACAAGCTGCACGCGCGGGCCGTCATCGAGGGCCCCAACTTCCGGTTCGGCCACCGGGCCGCCGGCAACGTCGACTTCCTGCGCGAGCTGGGTGCCACCTACGACTACGAGGTCGAGGTCGTGGACCTGGTCGAGCGCGGCGAGGCGGGCGGGGGAGTGCCGTTCTCCTCGACCCTGGCGCGCCGGCTCGTCGCCGAGGGCGACATGGACGGCGCGGCCGAGATCCTCGGCCGCCCGCACCGGATCGAGGGCGTGGTGGTGCGCGGCGCGCAGCGCGGGCGCGAACTCGGCTACCCCACGGCCAATGTCGAGACCCAGCCGCACACGGCCATCCCGGCGGACGGCGTGTACGCGGGCTGGCTGACCGCGGACGGCGAACGGATGCCGGCGGCCATCTCGGTCGGGACGAACGTGCAGTTCGACGCCACCGAGCGGACCGTCGAGGCGTACGCCATCGACCGGATCGGGCTGGACCTGTACGGCATGCACGTCGCCGTGGAGTTCCTCGCCTACGTCCGTGGCATGGCGAAGTTCGAGTCGCTGGACGGGCTGCTGGAAGCGATCGGGGACGACGTGAAGCGGGCGCGGGCGCTGACCGACGCGTACGACGCGCGGCACTGA
- the truB gene encoding tRNA pseudouridine(55) synthase TruB, protein MSTDAGKTPDGLVIVDKPSGFTSHDVVAKMRGIARTRRVGHAGTLDPMATGVLVLGVEKATKLLGHLALTEKEYLGTIRLGQNTLTDDAEGEITSSTDASGVTRDAVDAGIAALSGEIMQVPSKVSAIKIKGVRSYKRARDGEDFEIPARPVTVSSFQVYDMREARAEDGTEVVDLVVSVVCSSGTYIRALARDLGAGLGVGGHLTALRRTRVGPYKIDRARTLDQLQEELTVMPIGDAAAAAFPRWDLDARRASLLANGVRIDMPEVYAAGQTVAVYGPQGQLLGLVESKGGKAKSLAVFV, encoded by the coding sequence ATGAGCACCGACGCAGGGAAGACTCCGGACGGCCTGGTCATCGTCGACAAGCCGTCCGGTTTCACGTCGCACGACGTGGTCGCCAAGATGCGCGGGATCGCCAGGACCCGCCGCGTCGGCCACGCCGGCACGCTCGACCCGATGGCGACGGGCGTGCTGGTCCTGGGCGTGGAGAAGGCCACCAAGCTGCTCGGCCACCTCGCGCTCACGGAGAAGGAGTACCTCGGCACGATCCGTCTGGGCCAGAACACCCTGACGGACGACGCCGAAGGCGAGATCACCTCCTCCACGGACGCCTCCGGGGTCACCCGGGACGCCGTGGACGCGGGCATCGCCGCACTGTCCGGCGAGATCATGCAGGTCCCGTCGAAGGTCAGTGCCATCAAGATCAAGGGCGTGCGCTCCTACAAGCGCGCGCGGGACGGCGAGGACTTCGAGATCCCGGCCCGGCCGGTGACGGTCTCCTCGTTCCAGGTGTACGACATGCGGGAGGCCCGGGCCGAGGACGGCACCGAGGTCGTCGACCTCGTCGTCTCCGTCGTCTGCTCCAGCGGCACGTACATCCGGGCCCTGGCCCGCGACCTCGGCGCCGGCCTCGGCGTCGGCGGGCACCTGACCGCGCTGCGGCGCACCCGGGTCGGCCCGTACAAGATCGACCGGGCGCGGACCCTCGACCAGCTCCAGGAGGAGCTGACCGTCATGCCGATCGGCGACGCCGCCGCCGCGGCCTTCCCGCGCTGGGACCTGGACGCCCGGCGGGCCTCGCTGCTCGCCAACGGCGTGCGGATCGACATGCCGGAGGTGTACGCGGCGGGGCAGACGGTCGCGGTCTACGGGCCGCAGGGGCAGCTGCTCGGGCTCGTGGAGAGCAAGGGCGGCAAGGCGAAGTCGCTCGCGGTCTTCGTCTGA
- the rbfA gene encoding 30S ribosome-binding factor RbfA, whose translation MADNARAKKLADLIREVVAEKLQRGVKDPRLGTHVTITDTRVTGDLREATVFYTVYGDDEDRASAAAGLESAKGVLRSAVGRAAGTKFTPTLTFVADALPENAKTIEDLLDKARASDAQVREVSSGAKYAGDADPYKKPDEDDDSDEGAAAE comes from the coding sequence GTGGCCGACAATGCGCGGGCGAAGAAGCTGGCGGACCTCATCCGGGAGGTGGTGGCCGAGAAGCTGCAGCGCGGTGTCAAGGACCCCCGCCTCGGTACGCACGTGACCATCACGGACACCCGGGTCACCGGCGACCTGCGGGAGGCCACGGTCTTCTACACGGTCTACGGCGACGACGAGGACCGGGCCAGTGCGGCAGCGGGCCTGGAGAGCGCCAAGGGCGTGCTGCGCTCCGCGGTCGGCCGGGCGGCGGGAACCAAGTTCACGCCCACCCTGACCTTCGTCGCGGACGCCCTCCCGGAGAACGCCAAGACCATCGAGGACCTCCTCGACAAGGCGCGGGCCTCCGACGCCCAGGTGCGCGAGGTGTCCTCCGGCGCCAAGTACGCCGGCGACGCCGACCCGTACAAGAAGCCCGACGAGGACGACGACTCCGACGAGGGCGCTGCCGCGGAATGA
- a CDS encoding DUF503 domain-containing protein, with the protein MYVGTLSFDLLLGDVHSLKEKRSVVRPIVAELQRKFSVSAAEVGDQDLHRRARIGVALVSGDAGFLSDVLDRCERLVAARPEVELLSVRRRFHGDED; encoded by the coding sequence ATGTACGTGGGGACTCTGTCCTTCGACCTGCTCCTCGGCGACGTCCACTCGCTGAAGGAGAAACGCTCCGTCGTCCGGCCCATCGTGGCCGAGCTCCAACGCAAGTTCTCGGTGAGCGCGGCCGAGGTGGGCGACCAGGACCTGCACCGCAGGGCCCGTATCGGGGTCGCTCTGGTGAGCGGGGACGCGGGGTTCCTCTCGGACGTACTGGACCGCTGCGAGCGGCTGGTCGCGGCACGTCCGGAAGTGGAGCTGCTGTCCGTACGGCGGCGCTTCCACGGTGATGAAGACTGA